The following are from one region of the Nostoc cf. commune SO-36 genome:
- a CDS encoding GspE/PulE family protein encodes MTYSSPQRRSTALTTRTEFSPFGNKLVQSGYVNTEQMRQALIESRKSGRPLTEVLESITGQQLSPELLRQYKKQQLFELKILYGVEFLDPEVSSIGNTMMGNLIETLIPVDICRRHRLVPLSKHEDQTPPSVLVAMVAPDNLEASDDLNRILRPQGLALQRMVITQEDYQQLINQYLDEMAVKQKHLEQEKFTDINQDLENLGNLDLSDAPEEMEADLGAAMKGAEDAPVINLVNRILAKALHEGVSDIHIEPQEENLRIRFRKDGVLREAFDPLPKKIIPAVTARFKIISNLDIAERRLPQDGRIRRMFEGRKVDFRVNTLPSRYGEKVVLRILDNSSTQLGLNKLITDPETLNIVKDMVSRPFGLILVTGPTGSGKTTSLYSALSEKNDPGINISTVEDPIEYSLPGITQVQVIREKGLDFATALRAFLRQDPDVLLVGETRDKETAKTAIEAALTGHLVLTTLHTNDAPGAIARLGEMGIEPFMVSSSLIGVLAQRLVRRVCSECRIAYTPTTEELARYGLSASSDVGVTFYKANTLTLDAIAEAKGKNQLCSKCNGVGYKGRCGVYEVMRVTENLQTLINEDAPTERIKEVAIEEGMKTLLAYSLDLVREGSTTLEEVERVTFTDTGLEAELKAKRKTGLTCRSCDATLKQEWLDCPYCMTSRF; translated from the coding sequence ATGACTTACTCGTCACCACAACGGCGCAGTACCGCTCTAACTACCAGAACAGAGTTTTCGCCCTTTGGCAACAAGCTAGTGCAATCTGGCTATGTCAATACCGAACAGATGAGGCAGGCATTAATTGAAAGCCGCAAATCTGGCAGACCCCTAACGGAAGTATTAGAGTCAATCACTGGGCAACAACTATCACCTGAGTTGCTCAGGCAATACAAAAAACAGCAACTATTTGAACTCAAAATACTATACGGTGTAGAATTCCTCGATCCTGAAGTCAGCTCCATTGGCAACACGATGATGGGGAACCTGATTGAAACCCTCATCCCAGTGGATATCTGTCGTCGCCATCGTTTAGTACCACTGTCAAAACACGAAGACCAGACCCCGCCCTCAGTTTTAGTGGCGATGGTTGCTCCAGATAATCTAGAGGCTTCCGATGACCTGAACCGCATCTTGCGCCCCCAAGGCTTGGCGTTGCAGCGCATGGTGATTACCCAGGAAGATTACCAACAGCTAATCAACCAATATCTGGATGAAATGGCTGTTAAGCAAAAGCACCTAGAACAAGAAAAGTTTACAGATATTAATCAGGATTTAGAAAACCTCGGAAATCTCGATCTTTCCGATGCTCCTGAAGAAATGGAGGCTGATCTAGGGGCGGCGATGAAGGGTGCAGAGGATGCCCCAGTCATCAACCTAGTTAACAGAATCCTGGCTAAAGCCTTACATGAGGGCGTTTCTGACATACATATCGAACCGCAAGAAGAAAACTTACGCATTCGCTTTCGCAAGGATGGCGTACTGCGCGAAGCTTTCGATCCCCTACCGAAAAAAATCATCCCGGCAGTTACAGCCCGATTTAAAATCATCTCCAATCTAGACATTGCGGAACGCCGTTTGCCCCAAGATGGACGCATTCGCCGGATGTTTGAGGGACGTAAGGTGGATTTCCGGGTAAATACCTTACCCAGTCGCTACGGGGAAAAGGTAGTGCTGCGGATTTTGGATAACTCCTCCACCCAACTGGGATTAAATAAGTTAATTACCGATCCAGAGACTTTAAATATTGTCAAGGATATGGTAAGTCGTCCCTTTGGTCTAATTTTGGTGACTGGGCCAACTGGTTCTGGGAAAACAACTTCGTTGTATTCTGCACTCTCAGAAAAGAATGATCCCGGAATTAATATCAGTACTGTGGAAGACCCAATTGAGTACAGTCTTCCAGGGATTACTCAAGTACAGGTGATTCGGGAAAAAGGGCTAGATTTTGCTACCGCGTTGCGGGCTTTTTTGCGACAAGATCCAGACGTGCTACTGGTGGGTGAAACGCGGGATAAGGAAACGGCAAAAACAGCAATTGAAGCTGCCTTGACGGGTCACTTGGTATTAACTACCTTACATACCAATGATGCCCCAGGAGCGATCGCTCGTTTGGGAGAAATGGGGATTGAGCCTTTCATGGTTTCTAGTTCCCTAATTGGCGTTTTAGCTCAACGTTTGGTGCGGCGTGTATGTTCTGAATGTCGTATTGCCTACACTCCCACAACCGAGGAACTAGCTCGTTATGGTCTATCAGCTTCCTCAGATGTAGGAGTCACCTTTTACAAAGCTAACACCTTGACATTAGATGCGATCGCAGAAGCCAAAGGCAAAAATCAGCTTTGCTCAAAATGTAATGGGGTCGGCTACAAAGGGCGTTGTGGTGTTTATGAAGTTATGCGAGTCACCGAAAACCTGCAAACTCTCATCAACGAAGATGCACCCACAGAACGAATCAAGGAAGTGGCAATAGAAGAGGGCATGAAAACCTTACTGGCTTACAGTTTGGACTTAGTGCGAGAAGGTTCTACCACCCTAGAAGAAGTAGAACGAGTAACGTTTACTGATACTGGTTTGGAAGCCGAGTTAAAAGCCAAACGCAAGACTGGTCTTACCTGCCGGAGTTGCGATGCCACATTGAAACAAGAATGGCTGGATTGCCCCTACTGTATGACATCTCGGTTTTAA
- a CDS encoding type IV pilus twitching motility protein PilT, with translation MEMMIEDLMEQLIELGGSDMHLSAGLPPYFRISGKLTPIGEHVLTADQCQRLIFSMLNNTQRKTLEQNWELDCSYGVKGLARFRVNVYKERGSYAACLRALSSKIPNFEKLGLPDIVREMTDKPRGLILVTGPTGSGKTTTLAAMIDLINRTKAEHILTVEDPIEFVYEPIKSLVHQRQLGEDTKSFANALKAALREDPDIVLVGEMRDLETISLAISAAETGHLVFGTLHTSSAAQTVDRIIDVFPHERQTQVRVQLSNSLVAVFSQTLVSKKNPKPGEYGRVMAQEILIVTPAISNLIREGKTSQIYSAIQTGGKLGMQTLEKVLADFYKNGTISFEAAMSKTSKPDEIQRLIGNSTPQAAAGAKAGAAAKAH, from the coding sequence ATGGAAATGATGATTGAAGACTTGATGGAGCAATTGATTGAATTGGGTGGCTCGGATATGCATTTATCCGCAGGTTTGCCTCCCTACTTCCGTATCAGTGGCAAACTCACCCCCATCGGTGAGCATGTATTGACAGCCGATCAATGTCAAAGACTGATTTTTAGTATGCTCAACAACACCCAGCGTAAAACCTTAGAGCAGAACTGGGAGTTGGATTGTTCTTATGGTGTTAAGGGTTTGGCACGTTTTCGAGTCAATGTCTATAAAGAACGTGGTTCTTATGCTGCTTGCTTACGAGCATTAAGTTCTAAGATTCCTAACTTTGAAAAATTAGGTTTGCCAGATATCGTGCGGGAAATGACAGATAAACCCAGAGGGCTAATTCTGGTGACAGGCCCTACAGGTTCCGGGAAGACAACTACCCTAGCGGCAATGATTGACTTGATTAACCGCACCAAGGCAGAGCATATTTTAACGGTGGAAGATCCAATTGAATTTGTCTACGAACCAATTAAAAGCTTGGTTCACCAAAGGCAATTGGGTGAAGATACCAAGAGTTTTGCTAATGCTTTGAAAGCAGCTTTGCGGGAAGATCCAGATATTGTTCTGGTGGGAGAAATGCGCGATTTGGAAACAATTTCTTTGGCGATTTCCGCAGCAGAAACAGGACACTTGGTATTTGGCACTCTCCATACCAGTTCTGCGGCACAGACAGTTGACCGGATTATTGACGTTTTCCCCCATGAAAGACAAACCCAGGTGCGGGTGCAGTTATCTAACTCGTTAGTGGCTGTATTTAGCCAAACTTTGGTGTCCAAGAAAAACCCGAAACCCGGTGAATATGGTCGGGTGATGGCTCAAGAAATTCTGATTGTCACTCCCGCTATTTCCAACTTGATTCGAGAAGGCAAAACATCTCAAATTTACTCAGCTATTCAAACGGGCGGCAAATTGGGAATGCAAACTCTGGAGAAGGTTTTAGCTGATTTTTACAAAAATGGAACCATTTCCTTTGAAGCGGCGATGTCTAAAACTTCTAAGCCAGATGAAATCCAGCGTCTGATTGGTAATTCTACACCGCAAGCAGCCGCAGGTGCGAAAGCTGGGGCGGCTGCCAAAGCGCATTAA